The genomic segment TTGCCGCCCAAGATCAAAAGCCGCGGTACCAAGAAATCCATTCCCGAAGGGTTGTGGAAGAAATGCCCTTCGTGCTCGGCCGTGCTCTATTGCGTCGAGATCGAGAACAACATGGATGTCTGCCCCAAGTGCAACCATCACATGCGCATCGGCGCACGTCGTCGCCTGGATCTCTTTCTCGATCCGGAGCCGAGGAGGGAAATCGGCGAGGCCCTGCGGCCGCTGGATGTGCTGAAATTCAAGGACAGCCGGAAGTACAAGGACCGGCTCTCTGACGCGGAGAAGAATACCGGAGAACATGACGCTCTCGTAGTGATGGAAGGCGCCGTCAAGGGCGTACCACTGGTGGCGGGTGCGTTTGAATTCGCGTTCATGGGCGGGTCCATGGGTTCGGTAGTCGGAGAACGATTCGTCCGTGCCGTCGATACGGCCCTGCAGCGGGAGATTCCGCTCGTCTGTTTCGCCGCAAGCGGCGGGGCACGCATGCAGGAGGCACTGTTGTCCCTGATGCAGATGTCCAAGACCTCCGCCGCACTGACACGCCTCGGCGCCGCCGGCATCCCGTTTGTATCGGTGCTGACCGATCCCACCATGGGTGGCGTATCTGCCAGCTTCGCCATGCTTGGCGATGTGATCGTCGCCGAACCCGGTGCGCTGATCGGATTTGCCGGCCCGCGGGTCATCGAACAGACCGTACGTGAGACCCTGCCGGAGGGATTTCAGCGGTCGGAATTTCTGCTCGAACACGGCGCCATCGACATGATCGTGGATCGGCGTGAGATCCGCGACCGCCTCGCCAGCCTGTTGCCCATCCTGATGACCGATCGGGTCAGCGCGGTGAAATCGACTCCGCCACCCGTTCCTCCTTCCCCCGAACCCCCGGTTGACGAACAACCCTGAGCGCGACCACTCTCGCTGACTGGCTCGAGCGCATCGAGCGGCTGCATCCCCGAGAGATCGAGCTCGGACTGGATCGCGCGCGTGAAGTGTGGCGGCGACATCACGACGATTTGCTTCCATTTCCCGTGATTGTGGTTGCGGGTACCAACGGCAAGGGTTCGGTTGCAGCGATGCTGGAGGCCATCTACCGCGCTGCCGGCTACCGGACTGCGTGCTACACCTCGCCGCACCTGGTGCGCTACAACGAACGCGTGCGCATCAACGGGCAGGAATGTACGGACGAACAGTTGTGCCAGGCTTTTGAGCGGGTGGAACGTAGCCGGGGAGACACACCGCTGACCTATTTCGAATTTGGCACCCTGGCGGCGCTCCATCTTTTTGTCGACGCGGCCGTCGACGTTGCCATTCTTGAGGTCGGACTCGGGGGTCGCCTGGACGTGGTGAATATCTTCGATGCCGATGTGGCGATCGTTACCACCATCGGCGTGGACCATTCCGACTGGCTGGGTCCGGATCGCGAGAGCATCGGGCGGGAGAAGGCCGGTATCTTTCGCGCAGGTCGGGCGGCGATCTGTGGCGATCCCGAACCGCCGCGATCCGTCGGCGAGGAGGCCGGGCGCATTGGCGCACGCTATCTGCGTTTGCGCCACGACTTCGATTATGTGTGCGAAGGGAATGGCTGTACCTGGCGCGGCCCCGGGAAACAGCGCTCGGCTCTGCCGCGTCCCGTGCTCCCGGGACCGCACCAGTTGCGGAATGCCGCCTGTGCGCTAATGGCGGTGGCCGAGCTGGCCCCGCACCTGCCGGTGGATCAGGCGGCCGTGCGCAGCGGCCTGCTTGCGGTTCGTTTGCCGGGACGCCTGCAGATACTCCCGGGCAAGCCGCAGGTGACACTCGATGTCGCTCACAATCCCCAGGCCGTAGCCGTGCTGGCCGACCAGCTCGGTGCGCAGGCTTGTCCTGGCCACACCCATGCGGTCATCGGCATGATGGGCGACAAGGACATCGCAGGGTGTCTGCGCCCAATGGCGCCACGGGTGGATCACTGGTACCTGGCAACGCTTGCGCCACCACGTGGGGCGGCAGCCGAACAACTGCGTGAGGAGCTCGAACGAATTGCACCCGGAGCGGCTGCAAGCACGTTTGATACGGTGCTTGAGGCATTTCAGTCTGCTCGCTCGTCTGCATCGGCCGACGACCGAATCGTCGTGTTTGGTTCTTTCGAGACCGTGGGTGCTATAATGCGCCATTCCTCAGGATCGTAGGAAATGGCAGTTTCTCAACGCGACACAGCCGAGTTCGAACCGCGTCGGCGCATCATTGGCGCCATCATACTCGTCACCCTTGCTTTCGTAGTTTTCTCCCTGGTATTGCAGGACAAGCCTGTGGAACCGGGTACCGCGAAACCGGAGCAGGAGCCCGACACACAAGTTGTTGTTGCACCGGTTCCGAGTCCTTCGGCAACAGCGTCCCGACCCGCAGCCTCGCCCGACTCTCCGGCGACGACGGAGCCAACTGCAGTTACCCCGACAAAACCGGTCCCGCCGCCGGCGCCAACGGCAAGCGTGCCGAAGCCGGAGCCGAAACCCGCTACACAACCGAAGACCGAAGCCGCCAAGCCGGCACCGGCGCCGGTGGCGACCGGGAACTGGCTCGTGCAGGTAGGCACCTTCTCCGAGCCGGAGAATGCGCGGCGTCTTGGTGAGAAGCTCAAGGGGATCCATTATCCGGTGAGGCTGAAGGTAGTGACCCTGGACAAGGGCAGGGCGGTCCGGGTTCAGGCCGGACCCTTCGCGACCAAAGCCAGCGCCGTTGCGGCCAGGGATGATATTGAAAAACGCCTCGGCTTGCGGGGTGTCATACGTGTGCGCAAGTAGCCCCCGCCCACGGCGTCCGTAGAATTCGCACCGGGGTTCGCCAGGTTCCGTAGCCCATGAACTTACTCGACTGGATCCTTGCCGTGGTCTTCATGGTATTCGTGGCGCTGGGATTTCGCCGGGGGTTCCTCAAGGAGATCCTGTCCCTGGCAGCTTGGCTGGTCGCCGCCGTGGTGGCCTGGCTGTTCGCCGCCGATGTGGGGCCGCTATTCTCGGTCTGGCTCCGGGACCCGGCGGCCCGGACCGGAGCGGGGTTCGTCGCTACATTCGTGGTTGTCTTCCTGATTATGACTGGGCTCGGGATCTTTTTGCGGCGCTGGCTGTTGGTACGACCATGGACCCGTTTCGTGAACTACCTGCTGGGAGGATTTACGGGAGCGGGGCGGGGGCTTCTCGTTCTGGTCGTTTTCACCCTGCTGGCGGGGCTGACCTCCGCGCCGCGCCAGCCGTGGTGGCGGGAATCCCTGTTTATGCCCACACTTCAGGAAGTGGCTCTGGAGGCCGGGGGCTATCTGCCGCGGGATGTCTTGCGGTATATCAGTTATAATTGAATTCTTTCAGACCCGTCCCCATCTGGGGAGTCTGTTGCGACGAGGGCGGTAATCATGTGCGGCATTGTCGGTATCCTGGCCAAGGGTCCGGTAAACCAATCCATCTACGATGCGCTTACGGTACTTCAGCATCGCGGCCAGGATGCAGCCGGGATTCTGACCAGTGACGGCCAGCGCGTCTATCTGCGCAAGGAAAACGGACTGGTCCGGGACGTCTTTACCGCGCAGCACATGTTCAATCTCACGGGTAACATGGGTCTGGGGCATGTGCGCTACCCCACCGCCGGTTGTGATTCCGCTGCCGAGGCCCAGCCCTTTTACGTCAATTCCCCCTTCGGGATCGCCCTCGGCCATAACGGGAACCTGACAAATGCCGATGAGTTGCGCGAAGAGATCTTTCGCGAGGATCTGCGGCATGTGAATACGGATTCCGACTCGGAGATTCTCCTGAATGTCCTGGCCCATGAGCTTCACGCCCTGGGCAAGATGCGTCTGTCCCCGGAAGATATCTTCCGTGCCGTGGCCGCGGTCCACCGGCGCGCGCGCGGTGCCTATGCGGTAACCGCCCTGATCGTCGGTTTTGGCCTCCTGGCCTTCCGCGATCCGTATGGAATCCGTCCCCTGGTCTATGGGCGGCGCGAGACCGATACCGGGCCCGAGCACATGGTCGCTTCTGAAAGTGTCGCTTTGGACACGCTGGGCTACGATCTGGTTCGCGATGTCGAGCCAGGCGAAGCCGTCTATATCGATCTTCAGGGTCACGTGCATACGAGCCAGTGCGCGACCGATGCCCGCCATGTCCCGTGCCTGTTCGAGTACGTATACATGGCGCGCCCGGATTCGATGATCGACGGCATAGCGGTGCACAAGACCCGTTTGCGCATGGGCGAGAAACTGGCGCAAAAGATCGCGCGCGAGTGGGGTGAGAGGGAGATCGATGTCGTGATCCCGATTCCCGACACGAGTCGCACCTCGGCCTTGCAGATGGCCTATGAACTGGATATCAAGTACCGGGAAGGATTCATCAAGAATCGCTACATCGGGCGAACCTTTATCATGCCCGGTCAGGCGCAGCGCAAGAAGTCCGTGCGCCAGAAGCTCAATCCCATCGATCTCGAGTTTCGGGGCAAGAACGTGCTGTTGGTGGACGACTCCATCGTTCGTGGTACTACCTCCAAGCAGATCATACAGATGGCGCGCGAGGCCGGTGCCCGCAAGGTGTACTTCGCTTCGGCGGCGCCCCCGGTGCGCTATCCCAATGTATACGGAATTGATATGCCTTCCGTAACCGAACTGGTCGCCGCCGGTCGTACGGATCAGGAGATTGCCGCCGAGATTGGAGCGGATGCCCTGATCTACCAGGACCTGGAGGATCTGATCCAGGCAGCCCATGAAGGCAATCCGGCAATCAGCGAGTTCGATGCCTCCTGCTTCAACGGAGAATACGTAACCGGTGATGTGCACCAGGATTATCTGGACCGGATCGAGCAGCGGCGCAACGACTCGGCGAAGAGCAGCCGCGCGAGCAACGAACTGGTATTTACCGAGCCCCATACCAACTCCGGCCGAACCTCGCCGCATTGACACCGCCGGTGTCCTTCGATAGGGTTTGTCCTGTCGCGCCGATTTGAGCTCAGCTTGCGGGCGCGTTAAAAATGCAGCTAAAGAGAGGAGTAAGAACCCGCTTTGGCTGTCCGTGGCGGGTTTTTTTGTGCCCGCCGTTCGTGACCCAAATCCTGTAGAGGAGTTGCCAGATGGCTGACACCGAATCCAACAAGCCTGGCTTTGCCACCCGGGCCATTCGCGCCGGGCAGGTGCGGACACCGGAGGGCGAACAGAGCGAACCGATCTATTCAACCTCGAGCTATGTGTTCGAAAGCGCGGCGCAGGCGGCAGCGCGATTTTCCGGCGCCGAACCGGGGAACATCTATTCGCGCTTCACCAATCCCACGGTGCGAACCTTCGAGCAACGCCTTGCTTCGCTGGAGGGAGGCGAGCGCTGCGTGGCCACGAGTTCGGGAATGGTGGCGATTCTTTCAACCTGCCTCGCCCTGCTGAAGGGCGGAGACCATATCGTGTCTTCCCGTGGTGTATTCGGGTCGACCACCTTGCTGTTCCAGAATTATCTCGGAAAGTTGGGTATTGAGACGTCGGGTGTTCCCCTGACCGATCTGGATGCATGGCGGGCGGCGATCCGACCCGAGACCCGAATTCTGTTCCTGGAGACTCCGTCCAATCCCCTTACGGAAGTAGCCGACCTTCGGGCGTTGGCCGAACTTGCCCATGCGCACGGCTGTCTTCTGGTGGTCGACAACACCTTGTGCACGGCCGCGTTGCAGCGGCCACTGGAGCTCGGCGCCGATATTTCAATTGTTTCCAGCACCAAGTACATCGATGGCCAGGGCAGGTTTATTGGCGGCGCGGTGATCGGCAGCGACGAACTCGTTGGCAAGGATGTGTACGGTTTCCTTCGTACCTGTGGTCCTGCCATGAGCCCGGTGACGGCGTGGGCCCATCTTAAGGGGCTGGAGACCCTGCCGCTGCGGATGAAAGGCCACTGCGCCAATGCCCAGGCCCTGGCCGAGTGGCTGCAGGCCCAGGAATTGGTAGAGCAGGTGTACTACCCGGGGCTTTCGGCACACCCGCAACACGATCTGGCTGCGCGACAGCAGGACGGTTTCGGTGGCTTGCTGTCGTTTGAGATTCGCGGCGGGCAGACGCAGGCGTGGCAATTCATCGATGCCCTGCGGTTGATTTCCATCACGGCGAACCTGGGGGATACCCGGACCATGGTTACCCATCCGGCAACCACGACCCACGGACGCATCAGCCCCGAGGCGCGGGTCGAAGCGGGCATTCGCGATAATCTGGTTCGGCTTGCCGTGGGCCTGGAAGAGTTGGGCGATATCCAGCGTGATCTGCAACGTGGATTCGATGCCGTCACTTGACGACCTGCGCGCGAACGTCCGCGCAATCTTCGACCGGGCCACAGACGCGGTAAACGGTGAACGCGCTGTAT from the Acidiferrobacteraceae bacterium genome contains:
- a CDS encoding CvpA family protein, yielding MNLLDWILAVVFMVFVALGFRRGFLKEILSLAAWLVAAVVAWLFAADVGPLFSVWLRDPAARTGAGFVATFVVVFLIMTGLGIFLRRWLLVRPWTRFVNYLLGGFTGAGRGLLVLVVFTLLAGLTSAPRQPWWRESLFMPTLQEVALEAGGYLPRDVLRYISYN
- a CDS encoding O-succinylhomoserine sulfhydrylase — translated: MADTESNKPGFATRAIRAGQVRTPEGEQSEPIYSTSSYVFESAAQAAARFSGAEPGNIYSRFTNPTVRTFEQRLASLEGGERCVATSSGMVAILSTCLALLKGGDHIVSSRGVFGSTTLLFQNYLGKLGIETSGVPLTDLDAWRAAIRPETRILFLETPSNPLTEVADLRALAELAHAHGCLLVVDNTLCTAALQRPLELGADISIVSSTKYIDGQGRFIGGAVIGSDELVGKDVYGFLRTCGPAMSPVTAWAHLKGLETLPLRMKGHCANAQALAEWLQAQELVEQVYYPGLSAHPQHDLAARQQDGFGGLLSFEIRGGQTQAWQFIDALRLISITANLGDTRTMVTHPATTTHGRISPEARVEAGIRDNLVRLAVGLEELGDIQRDLQRGFDAVT
- a CDS encoding SPOR domain-containing protein, which produces MAVSQRDTAEFEPRRRIIGAIILVTLAFVVFSLVLQDKPVEPGTAKPEQEPDTQVVVAPVPSPSATASRPAASPDSPATTEPTAVTPTKPVPPPAPTASVPKPEPKPATQPKTEAAKPAPAPVATGNWLVQVGTFSEPENARRLGEKLKGIHYPVRLKVVTLDKGRAVRVQAGPFATKASAVAARDDIEKRLGLRGVIRVRK
- the purF gene encoding amidophosphoribosyltransferase yields the protein MCGIVGILAKGPVNQSIYDALTVLQHRGQDAAGILTSDGQRVYLRKENGLVRDVFTAQHMFNLTGNMGLGHVRYPTAGCDSAAEAQPFYVNSPFGIALGHNGNLTNADELREEIFREDLRHVNTDSDSEILLNVLAHELHALGKMRLSPEDIFRAVAAVHRRARGAYAVTALIVGFGLLAFRDPYGIRPLVYGRRETDTGPEHMVASESVALDTLGYDLVRDVEPGEAVYIDLQGHVHTSQCATDARHVPCLFEYVYMARPDSMIDGIAVHKTRLRMGEKLAQKIAREWGEREIDVVIPIPDTSRTSALQMAYELDIKYREGFIKNRYIGRTFIMPGQAQRKKSVRQKLNPIDLEFRGKNVLLVDDSIVRGTTSKQIIQMAREAGARKVYFASAAPPVRYPNVYGIDMPSVTELVAAGRTDQEIAAEIGADALIYQDLEDLIQAAHEGNPAISEFDASCFNGEYVTGDVHQDYLDRIEQRRNDSAKSSRASNELVFTEPHTNSGRTSPH
- the accD gene encoding acetyl-CoA carboxylase, carboxyltransferase subunit beta, with protein sequence MSWFDKLLPPKIKSRGTKKSIPEGLWKKCPSCSAVLYCVEIENNMDVCPKCNHHMRIGARRRLDLFLDPEPRREIGEALRPLDVLKFKDSRKYKDRLSDAEKNTGEHDALVVMEGAVKGVPLVAGAFEFAFMGGSMGSVVGERFVRAVDTALQREIPLVCFAASGGARMQEALLSLMQMSKTSAALTRLGAAGIPFVSVLTDPTMGGVSASFAMLGDVIVAEPGALIGFAGPRVIEQTVRETLPEGFQRSEFLLEHGAIDMIVDRREIRDRLASLLPILMTDRVSAVKSTPPPVPPSPEPPVDEQP
- the folC gene encoding bifunctional tetrahydrofolate synthase/dihydrofolate synthase yields the protein MSATTLADWLERIERLHPREIELGLDRAREVWRRHHDDLLPFPVIVVAGTNGKGSVAAMLEAIYRAAGYRTACYTSPHLVRYNERVRINGQECTDEQLCQAFERVERSRGDTPLTYFEFGTLAALHLFVDAAVDVAILEVGLGGRLDVVNIFDADVAIVTTIGVDHSDWLGPDRESIGREKAGIFRAGRAAICGDPEPPRSVGEEAGRIGARYLRLRHDFDYVCEGNGCTWRGPGKQRSALPRPVLPGPHQLRNAACALMAVAELAPHLPVDQAAVRSGLLAVRLPGRLQILPGKPQVTLDVAHNPQAVAVLADQLGAQACPGHTHAVIGMMGDKDIAGCLRPMAPRVDHWYLATLAPPRGAAAEQLREELERIAPGAAASTFDTVLEAFQSARSSASADDRIVVFGSFETVGAIMRHSSGS